The DNA sequence AGCAATAACAGCTGGGCTcattaacatatttttttaacatcacattAAATGTCATCTGAACATTTTCTTCACCAGCACTGAATGGAGGAAGCTGTGgctacacacaacttccaaaaaTGTGGATAAAAACTCAAACAACACTGTTTGGTAGcgaaaaggaagaagaagaaaacaaaaacaatatgcaCTTGAGAGTAGATTTGTTGATATGGCACAAAATGAATACTCCAACAGCGACATTTTGATGCCAGTCAGATCAAGCATAGGGCGAAatactgtcaacacacacaccatcagtgcTGCGTGTTTCAACCAGCTGCTAAACGTGTGGCTCATTTTGGCACTAAAAAGACATTTGTGAGATGTTCTTCATCCAAACATTTCtataacatttacacacacacacacaaaaagcaaagCATGTCttactttacaaaaaaaaaatcaaaagtacaCAATATACAGCTTTTTGTCTCGTTTTATCATCCCCATCATACACTGAGAGGAATGTAAGCAGTTCATCACGTCTTACACGgttttctgtgtgtatatacaaaCATGATGTGTGCGGATATCCCTCTAAAATACAGTGCACAACCTAAGCGTAACAGTGAGCTGTGAAAATGTTATGTAACATTAAATCTTGTTTGAAATGCAAGTGACACAGAGTAATACTGAACGGAGAAGCCCTGCAGTGTGTTTCTTCTCCTGCTTTCATAACCTTCAATAGCGTCTAAGCAGAGGCCCCCTGAGTGTGATacctacaaaaaaaatcaattattctgcccccccccccaataaaATGACCTTCATTTACAAAGTAGTCagtccttttaaaaaaaaaaagaagaagaaagaaagacaataaTGAGGTCATGAGGCCCACAGCATCAACAGTACGTTTGTCCCAAAGAGTCAGATTTAAAAGGCTCCAAGCTGgtttaaaattcatttttacattaaacagCAACAGGCATGTAGTGTCTTATAATAAAACGTATGGGAATACACTGTGCTAGAGTAGCTCTTCATCAGTGAAACTACTGTGTTACAGCAGAGCCTAAAAACATTCATCTTCCTCTACCTCCCAGCaacccatttaaaaaaaagccccatgttctcctcctcctcctcctcctcctcttcctcctcctcctcaatctTGTTGGTCAACTCTAGGTGTCATACCAATGTAGGTTCCATTTTTCTCATCATCCTTTTCCTTGTCATTGACTGGAGAGTAAGAGGTGTCTTCATCATTAGAGGCCTGTGAATGGATAAAAAgagttttaaatatataatcaaATCCTACTTTTACCCCGttcttaaagctacagtgcagaaatACGGGtgattgttttcttgttttttaagCTAGAATCCTTTTTGGAGCATCagactagggctgcaacaaacgagtattttggtactcgccgattatttttgcgattattcgagtactcagatcacgcgtaaatgtcatagttttcccatagatacggctgcagcgCCATTGCTTCAGTCCGTGACTGCCTCcatacccggcgccaaaactgtctgtctgtgtgtctgtctgaataGCAAACAGCTCACCATGTTTCGAACCCAAACACCGATCATCCCGCTGCGCCACGAGAGAATCATTCTGAAAGATCgtcatcgaatactaaattagttgtcgatgcattttgtcctcggatattactcgagtactcaagtactcgttgcagccctacatcaGACATATTTTGAGGGCGAGAATGTGGCCGCAAAGCTGCACTAtacctttaaataaacattcaaaATCACAATGCAACAAACCAACAAATGCTCATGTAAAGCACCAGAATTATTGCAAACGGGATGAAAGCTGAGATTAAACTCCCCCCACAAAGCAAATTCATaacaaaagcagcaaagaagaagaagacttaCAGCATAGAGAGGCTTGGTAAACACAATGCGCTTAACTTCATTCTGCACAGAGACATACAGtgataaaacacatgcacagtgcCATTAGTGTGGGGTTAAGCAAATGGATGAATTATGCTAAACATTATTTATTATGAGCAGGCCAATTCAAAGCTGTtagatgagtttttttttttttttttagttttatttaaaggAGGTGTCACACCTTCTGTTTGCGGGCCCGGATCAGTAGGATGATGAAGACTGCGAGCATGATGCCGCCCAGGCCGACAATAATGAGCGGGAAGTTGGAGACCAGAGTGACAATTCGAAGCAACTTGTGCACTCTGGCTGCAGACGCGTCGTCAATCACCACACTCTGTGGATACATAATAAAGCAGTCACCCGtttaaacaacagcaacagacGGATGAACTCAAACTAAAACCATGAAAACTGGGACCTTATATATGCTGAActacttcctgtccagcaacAGTTGCCTCTCCGGGGTCCCTGCACTTTGCAGGTCTGGACATCAGAGCACTCATTTTCTATCATTAATGCTGAGAAAGTTAAACATGATCCcatctgatgctaagctaagctacgtTAAGCTAAGCTGTCCAGCTGGGTGTATCCATCCAAATGTTGAATTACTCCTTTATTCCTCCACTGTCATACTTATGACGTGTGTAGCTACagtgtgtattttaatttttttacctCATTGAGGAACATGACAGGAAAGACGGTCTCATTCAGGCCTCTAGTCGTCCTGTTAAAGATATTGTATAAACGTGAGGAAGTCGTACAGCACGTTCATAATGTAACATGACAGTTTGAACACAGATACTCACGGGAATCCAGGCACTCTGCTGAGCAAGATGTTGATTTGTGCTCTTTTGTTTGCACGTACAATCACACCAGTGGTCTGtaagcaagaaataaaaaaaagattgctCTCATGCACTAACATGCATCTGCCACTAGGTGGTGCTGCAGCACATCTTAATACAGAACATTTACTCCCAATTTGTTCAGAGGTAGTGGTGGCTCACCGGGTTAAGGTCTAAAAATGTCTGGTGATGGGTCCTCTGTGGGGACAGCCCACCGATGGCGGCCACATATTTATCGTCTGCCAGGTAGAAATGAGGAAAGGAGGCGACCACCGGGGCACCTGTGAGAGGAGAGTATGAATGAGTCTCCATAACAAGAtgtgaataaacaaaaaaaatgggatAAACCACCTCAACATGGCCTCTAAAGTCTTGTATATATGcaggaaactgtgtgtgtgtgtgtgtacagtatatcCTCATTAAGATGCTAATTTGTGTGTGAAAGTTTGATCCCACCATCTGTTATATAAACTTTCGCACTCAGAGTATTCAAAGTGGAAGCTATTTTCATGTCATACTCGTGTGCGTTTGATGTTTGATCTACACATGGCGATCAGTACAAAACATTTTGGAAGGActtcagaggaggaggcggtGTGAAGATATAATCTGACCTCTGCCACAGAACACCCAAAAGGCTACTGCAGGTCACCtttccaaagaaaacaaacaatggaAGAGCACATATGGACAATAACCACTTGATAACTaattaaaaagcagcagcagatatcCAGATAACAAATTGTGTTAGTCTTGCTGAGTTCCTTCCTCATATCGTCAACAAGCTCCCCTTCAGAAGCACCTTGTTCAAGAtaaagcagagagaagcatTTTAAGTGAGGTGACGCCTGTGCGTTGGTCTCAAGTTtaggaaaaaacaaaagctttgtTGCAGGAgccgcatgtgtgtgtgtgtgtgtgtgtgtggctgcagtgaCAACACGGTCAGATGCTGCCACATTTAGGAGGTGTGTGATGAAGTGGGGCAGAGGTGGCAGTTTTCCTGCCCTCATGTTTGGCAACAGACGTTTGACGAAAACACTGCAAGCCCACGGTCACCTGAGAGGCTGTTCACGTGACGACCGCCAAGGTCACCGCAAACAGATACATGTATTTGTATCAGTATGCGCCTCATTaatcactgtgtgttcattccCAAACATTAACCCAAGTCCATGTGCTCTCAGTCTCTATCTAATCTCTGCAGGCggcttaaacacatttttgtcaCAGTACAAAATCTAatattttgtctgttttactCTGTTTTTATCCACCCTGTTCTGCATCTAACCTTGCAAATCTGTTGTTATGTGATTGGGGTCAAACTTGGGCTCCTTTATTAAAGtttaaactgtttattttaGTGCAGAATAAAGTGACAACATATCACAATTTGATCATATTCAACCACAGATGCATTCAAGGTCTGAGTTTATTCTGTGAAACTTATTATCCTGTGCCAAAGTGTGCGTGCACTTCTCAAATCAACACCGAAACTTTCATAGAAAAGTGTTGACGCTGAAATAAATAGAGCGGACATTAGgaataggtaaaaaaaaaacacgagaCACGAGGGACAGCTGGGCAGTGCAGGCACTGAGGTAACGCCTGGTCATATTCAAGGGCAGAATCAGGTGACAGGGCTTACCCccacctccctccccccctctgcTACTGGGCCAGTCATGGTCAGATGGCGCCTGAGGTGTGGAGTGAGCTggagagctgtgtcacatgggtCATTCAGGGGGTATTAGTGTTACTAGTGACAACGTGAAAGGAAATAAAAGGACTGTGGTGATGTATTATTGTGCAACTTAAAGCAGGGTGGCAGGaaatcaaacattaaaggtagCTCTCATTTGAAGTGTTCGAATCACAGCTGAGAGAGGAATGTGAAAGTCTGGGTGAGAACATTTGCTGCACAGGCTGACGTTTACCTTTCCGACAGGGGCTGACTTTCAGAAGGCCCGTTCCCAAGCACTCCCCTGGGCTCACGCAGAACCCCTCATTGGCTGGATTCTCCTCTTTGCTGGCCAGAACAGAGCGCGGAGGTGTGAAGCGGTAGGCAGGGATTCCCTTCACCTCCACATCTTTCTCAAACTCCATGTAGATTGACCTGGGAGATAAAAAGCAAAGTGAGGAAAAGTGTTCGTAGGTTTATCTTAACTTCAGATTCACTGATTTGCATTAATCAAATGATACGTTTGTGTTCTGAAAGTCTCTGTAAGTATGAagtttctgtgtctctcacacCTCTTAGAAACAGACTAAAGAAGCATGGGTTTCAAATACCAGTCCTCAGCATCATATTGGGTCGCAGAACAACATCTGAACCACAATTTGAAAAGAGAGATAAGGGCAGGGGGGAGTTGGATGATCCACACTGACACcatcactgcagcactgtgcaAACTGCTGTTGTTGACCTTCCTTTCCGGGTGCAGAGCAGTCGTAAACCTCTAATTATATttccatgtttgttgtgtttttacagctccTGGAAGaattgtgtcattgtgtgcGGCTCATCCtggttctgtgtgtctgtcctgtcaaGGGAATCCCGACGATTCTTAGCGAGAACAAAGCCCTCCATACAGGGTCTGCCAACTGGCTGGGGGGTGGGAGGGACGCAGCCTATCGCTATGCGGCCCACCGATTGTGCAACAATACTGTACAGACCTTTCCCTTGACCTTgtgtgagaggagacaggcgGAAAGCCTTGTGTGATTCTTCCATCGAAGCCTCTCTGCCTTGTACTGCTGGGAACCGGCAAAGACGTGAAGTAAATCCTGAACATGTAGAGGATTTTATCCTGATGTTTTTTAAGATTAACACGTGGCTAAAGGCATGTTGGCATTCCAACAATAACACCTGTCTGCAATTCATCACAAGCGTCGTGATGCTTTTAAGGGGTCAGCTGTCAAGTCCTGGACCAAAAGGGGTCAGCTCACAGATGGGATgggaattcttttttttccttttaaaccCACAGATCAGAACCATATGTCATTAAACTGAGCACATGCTTGAACTCTAAGTGGTGTTGCAGGTCAGTGTGGGAGAGGTTATCATCGATGACATCCTTTTTAAATTAGTCAAAAAGTACAGGAAACAGGGAGGGAACCTTCCCTTTACTCGCAGTAACACAGACGCCATGACGACACTACCAGGCAATGAACAAGTAGGTGAACGTGTTTGGTAAATATTTGGgagaggcttttttttgttgtttttttctattagaGTCAAAGGTGCAGCCGTTTCcactccacagacagacagacagattctTTCCACGCATTCTTTTGTCTGTCGCCTGTCCTTAAGGCTTAAGGTTGTGTCTCATTCCCACAACGGGCCCTTCCTCCAGCTCCACACGGCTGTTTCCATACAGAGGCCTCACACAGTATATACAGACAAAAAGTCAACAGTAAACACGGGGTCACCTGCAGCGCTGCTTGTAAGTGATCAGGATGTTATGATAACAATCCCTGTGAACATTATTTCCATACCAGATATGAAGGCCTTCGCAGACGAGGTTGGAGGTCAGTGGTTCCACAAATAACCAGTGATTCATAACCTCACCATTCCCAGGTGAAATGGTATATATGGGACAACAATGGGAGCACGGGAGGATGcacagccctgctgctgctgcgcctgCATTGTGGATTTTTGTTGGTCTGGCCCATGCAGTAATTTTCCTAAGCTTCAATTTTGGCCGCAGCAGGAAGGTGTTAGCTGACAGCCTAACAAATAACCAGCTAAGAGAAGGCATCTATGACCTCAACACACAGCTAAGGGCATTACTTACCCTGACTCCCTCCCTGCAGACTGGCAGAGCCACTCTGCTACCAGCTAGCTAACAAACCACTATTGTCTTGTGtcttattttatcattttatggCATTTGCATTGCAGTCATTTGCATTACAACGCTGCACTGTGGAGGTGAACTGTACCTGCACAGGTCCGGGGTGAAGATGTAGATGCGTTCATTCTTGTCCAGCAGGGGATGAAACGCGCTTCCATCTGATCCGTTGATGCTGTTGCTCTGATTAGACGTCCAGAAGTTGAGCCggctgcaaaacaaacacaagcaaaaaaaaaaagcatgtttctATAATGTTTACACAGCTTGCAAAGCAACCCAGAGAGGAGACCTTTAGAATGAGACGGCATGCTCGCACTTTTAATCTAGGATCTACtctacacagacaaaaacagaacagaagccACTGTGTGCTGTTCTCAAAATCACCGCGGgcaatgtcacatcattttttatctTAATAACACTCAATTATAATGATATGTTTTGATGATGAATGTTATTATCAGTAGAAGAAAAAAGCCTCTTCCCACGAGTACGAGTATAATTAGAGACATCAGAAGAGCAGACGGGATAAAAGAGGTCAGTAAAGAGCCTCTTTTAAGTATCAGGATGTCCTGCCCTGTGCCCCGCGCTCTGTGCAGCCGATTTCAGAAGCTTGTTAATCCAAAGGTTACCCCGACAACGTTTCATCACCGTGGATGGATCACTAgagaggagactgtgtgtgCTACCTTGAACCTTTCCATGTGTCCACACGGCCATAATCCAGGTAGTTCTCTATTCCGGTGTGGTAGATGAATTCCCCGTCGTTGCTTCCATTTTTCTAAATCAAACAAACACGAATAAATGTCAAGATTGCATAaacaaatagtttttttttaataaggtCTGTCGGAGGAATGCTTGCCTTGTACATGAGGCCGAAAACCTTCTCCACCTCTGGGTTGCTGGGAGCGATGCGGGCCAGCAGGGGGTCTTCGTAGCCCCAAAGCAATTCATCGACAGTGCGGGTCGTGAAGAGGCCGCTCTTGAGAGAGTTCATCCAGATGGACACCATGGATGCCTTGAAGAAGCTCCCTTTCACCTTGTTCATTACcgcctgcagacaggaagtggagaggagatggaggataATGAGACAGAGGAtggagtggagaaaaaaaaagggaaaccataaacaaacatgtACGCCGTTTTCCATTTCCCCTCTACTTGTCTGGGACCCAGACTCACCCACGCAGGGATGTTGACCGTAGTGATGCTGTCCACAGCTGGATCGCCCACAGACTTGTCTCTCAGGAACACAAAGCTTTTGACGTTGTACGCAGACACCATTTTGTTGCCTCCGTCCACCATGCTCACATTGTCCTTATACCTGTACTCCCTGTGCAAACACAACAAGGGCCAAACACgttatttattcattgttttacACTTTCTAACAAATAAGTGTCTCATTACCGAAAAGCGTTTCAACACAACCGCTTGTGATTAGGTAACCTGTAACAGTTAAATATAGGCCAGGTGGCAGAGGCTGGTGCTTTTACAGTGAACCTTGATATTTGTTTAAGAGAATCAGTGAGTGCTTTTAGAAGTACCAGTAACTAACTAAATAAAAAACTTTAGAGACAACTAGAAGAGACAAGAGAAGCAGTAAAAGCAGAAGTTATTGTTTCAGCTACACTATGGAGAGGAAGCTTTAAAATGATTATTCATCATCAACCTGTTTGACCTTTTGTTGCTTTTACAGTTGGCCAAGTCATGGTAGTCCGGGTTAGCATTAAGCACTGCCTTTCAGGCTTCTGCAGGAACGTTAGCTTTTGTTTACGATCtgtttctttatatttttagagaagagagaagccctgattatgatgaagatgatggcgAAGGCCGACCTTATACAGGCAGAGCTAAGGAGGAAATACTGGGCCTGCAAGGCCGATGCCAAGGTCAGGGCCAGGCCGACCGACAAGCGGAGGCCTTTCAAACCATCGATATTCTTCAATTTTCACCAAAAGAACTCTCCATAGGGGATTAATCAAGTATTTATCTACCtatgaaaaacaaatacaccTAGATAGGTTAGCATTCACTCAGCTGTATGACAACAAGAAGTTGGCCTTCAATAAAGGAGCTGTTAAAATGTAGACGTAGAGCTCTTGGTGCTGACATCAGAGCAGGCCAGCgaatgtcacactgtgacaatttgtgtgcacacagatAGATACTTTATCAATTATGACGCAAATTCAAAGATAAGGTATAAAGGGATGCTTTGTTCCATTGCAGAAGCTACGAGCACGTAGCTTAGAGCCTGGAAAGATGGTACGACAGCAGCAAGCTGATGAAGCTAAACCCCGTTTAGGCCTGATCATTGTCAAAAACATGGCTCCACATACTGTTTCCTACCTGTACGTGTAGGGTCCAACCTGTTCAACCTCTGGCTTGGTGCCTTCAAGGAACTCCTTCACGTTGGTCAcgttgaagaagaagaactccatgtagacaggagggggagggctttTCCATGAATCAAACACGCGGCTGCCTTCCACCAAAACAATCTCCTGTTGAGGAAACAGAAAGCACACGTCTCAGAAACATCCACTGCTCATTTTGAAggcatcctgtgtgtgtttttgatcagCGATTGCTCAACTGTGATCcactaacacacagctgcattatTACTTGACTTTGACTCGGGGGCTGATGACACATTTCGAGAGAAAGGTGAGTGTAAAAAAAGTTGCGACATCGAACACATGAGTGTTTCTGGTAAAAACAGCCCACTTGATTaggagtgggtgggtgggtgggtggctggtgggtgggtgggttggGTCGAGGCGGGGTAGCTGCTGTCTGAGCATCAGACAACAGcgtctgcagcacacacatgaATGCCCAGGAGGAGAGACCCTTCCACTGCTCCATTGTCAGCAGTTGCCAATGACAACGAGCACTCGGAGATGGGATCATGTGATGCAGGGAGCTGGATACCCACTGTTTGAGCGGGGGACCTTAATGACCTGAACCACATTCCTCAGGTCCGAGCTTTATGAGGCCCCTGGAAGTACAACACAGGCTAAATATCCTGTTCCATTTCCAACATTATCCAGAGAGAATTCTCCCAACAAAAAGTCACTGCCTCAGGACAGAGATTCCCCCAATCAGCTTTtggaaaacagagaaagaatgTAGAAGGAAGGGGGGCAAGGAGGagtacagtttatttttttaaagagagcATCAAAAATTTTTTTTGCAAACGAGCTGAAAATGCCGTTATATCAGGGGGAGTacgagccccccccccctttctccttTTGGGGTCCTCTCTGCTTGCTCAGAGACAAAAGTTTAGCTGAGTGGCCAAGGACAATAAAGCTGTCACCTTAGATCGAGGAAGGGCGAGCATGCTCTTTCTGTGTCGTCCTTTCATGCTTGGAAACAATCAATATGGTAACCTTCCCAGCATGCCATGTGAAAAACATGGAAAACAGGAACACAAAGGCCTCTTATCTCAGCGCTTACCACCGCTACACTTACACCACTCCCTATATGAAAACACATGTAGCAGGtgaatacacaaatacacataaagCCAGTGCTTtgatgtgaagacacacacacacacacatacatggacGGGGGCACAGCTAGAGGCTATTCAGTGGTGTGCAGACTTTGCATACTCTTAATGGGTTGTGGCCGAAATGCCAAAAAAAGTCCAATCGAGAAAAAGTTTTTATTATTCAGTTATGAACATTTCAGCCATGCTTGTGTTCGTTTCATGTGTGGTCCGGCCTCATTTGTCCAGCCTTGACCCAGATTAAAACTTTATGAATAAAttaagagagaggaaaaaaaaaaacacgtcccAGCGAGGGGCCCGCCGCGCCCTCTGTCCCACCCTGCCTATGTAAAATTACCAAATTCCTATTCAGGAACAAGCCATTTTTTCCACCATCACCTCATGTCAGTGGGTGGCTGCAGGCTGACCCCCGGTTGACTAAGAAGAAGAGATGGAAACCAAAGGGGTCTGCCAACCCAGCCGGTTTCCCAATAAACTTAGCAGTGTGAAAGAAGCTTAGCACACAAAGAGAGTTCACTGCTGGGCTGGCCACGGGGAGGAGATCCTTCACACTGCTGTACGGCGATACACGATACAGCTGGAATAAATCACTGTCAGGTGGCCAgataactgtgtgtgtcacacccacacatacagtatacaaaatctgatttatatatatgtttttaaagcacacacctgtctgtgtggggaaagatgtagaaaaaaacatatagtGTCTGCAATTTAGATTTAAGGGTCACCGTAGGCATGTGCATCCCACATTGCAGGCTGGTACATAGGTGACAAAAttcacctctgacctctgtgtgatgtcactcaAACACATAGAGAACACGTTAAAAACAGGCTAATCTCCACTTCACCCACTTTTTTCAGACAACAAAATCGGCATAGCTCTGCTTAATGATCGTCTAACCGAGAGGAGAAAAGATGCCAAATTTAAGTGGCTTAGTGTGGctgtaaagtttaaaaaaaagaagaaaacacccCCACGGCTGAAATCTTTTTAAACTCCgtcaactgcaaacacacaattaAGGACAGCAAGGCCCCCCCATGCTTCTCCTAATTTTAAAGTGCATGTACAGAATTTAAACCACCAAATAAAGATGGCTGGGCCACTTCCACCCACCTCACAGTCCCCCCACTGCTCAGACACTGCTCAACAACAACCCTCCCTCTATAGTCTCTTGACCTCGGTCGCTTAATGACCTGCTTACAAGGCCGCACACTCTTGTTTCATGAAGAAAACCACTTTTTGCTCCATAAAAGGGTCTTCATAAACCCCCAAAGCACTTTACAAAGAGCCGCAGCAGACTCGAACAAACACTGTGAGTGGAAATGTGTGTTCAGTGGCACTTTATGGACCTCTCCAGAGAAAAGCAACCAGATATGTGTCATGCAGAAGCAGGTTTGATAAGAAAATAaggatggaggtgtgtgtgccATATGATCATACTGCCTGTAGTTATCATGTCTGCACTGTTATCAAAGGAAAGTGAACCTTCTGGGAGAGTCTCACTCTGTCTGAAATACCAGAAATCTGGGAAATATCTGGGCTGAAATGATCCGGAATGAATGacatgaagcaaaaaaaaaaaaaaaacgactggCTTTAACTAAAAAGCTTCAAAACTGATCAA is a window from the Parambassis ranga chromosome 12, fParRan2.1, whole genome shotgun sequence genome containing:
- the LOC114443633 gene encoding lysosome membrane protein 2-like isoform X2, whose protein sequence is MTRRSCAVYVAGIVCAHLLVVGIGLFVSQVFRTLMHNRLKKEIVLVEGSRVFDSWKSPPPPVYMEFFFFNVTNVKEFLEGTKPEVEQVGPYTYREYRYKDNVSMVDGGNKMVSAYNVKSFVFLRDKSVGDPAVDSITTVNIPAWAVMNKVKGSFFKASMVSIWMNSLKSGLFTTRTVDELLWGYEDPLLARIAPSNPEVEKVFGLMYKKNGSNDGEFIYHTGIENYLDYGRVDTWKGSSRLNFWTSNQSNSINGSDGSAFHPLLDKNERIYIFTPDLCRSIYMEFEKDVEVKGIPAYRFTPPRSVLASKEENPANEGFCVSPGECLGTGLLKVSPCRKGAPVVASFPHFYLADDKYVAAIGGLSPQRTHHQTFLDLNPTTGVIVRANKRAQINILLSRVPGFPTTRGLNETVFPVMFLNESVVIDDASAARVHKLLRIVTLVSNFPLIIVGLGGIMLAVFIILLIRARKQKASNDEDTSYSPVNDKEKDDEKNGTYIGMTPRVDQQD
- the LOC114443633 gene encoding lysosome membrane protein 2-like isoform X1, which encodes MTRRSCAVYVAGIVCAHLLVVGIGLFVSQVFRTLMHNRLKKEIVLVEGSRVFDSWKSPPPPVYMEFFFFNVTNVKEFLEGTKPEVEQVGPYTYREYRYKDNVSMVDGGNKMVSAYNVKSFVFLRDKSVGDPAVDSITTVNIPAWAVMNKVKGSFFKASMVSIWMNSLKSGLFTTRTVDELLWGYEDPLLARIAPSNPEVEKVFGLMYKKNGSNDGEFIYHTGIENYLDYGRVDTWKGSSRLNFWTSNQSNSINGSDGSAFHPLLDKNERIYIFTPDLCRSIYMEFEKDVEVKGIPAYRFTPPRSVLASKEENPANEGFCVSPGECLGTGLLKVSPCRKGAPVVASFPHFYLADDKYVAAIGGLSPQRTHHQTFLDLNPTTGVIVRANKRAQINILLSRVPGFPTTRGLNETVFPVMFLNESVVIDDASAARVHKLLRIVTLVSNFPLIIVGLGGIMLAVFIILLIRARKQKNEVKRIVFTKPLYAASNDEDTSYSPVNDKEKDDEKNGTYIGMTPRVDQQD